A window of Onychostoma macrolepis isolate SWU-2019 chromosome 24, ASM1243209v1, whole genome shotgun sequence genomic DNA:
AtgtttgcacctctcttggATTATAGCTTGTGTACCtagattatctctctgccttgccctgttggatactgttcgctgatcgaagacccacgcttgccctaggattactcttgtGTCTTGCCCGTGCCGTACCCGTTTGctgttgtttgaccctgcctgtgattTGACTATGTTAACttataaaagcttgcacttggatccgcttGCCTCACGTCTCATAGGCTCCGTTACACTAGGTGACCTGATGAAGGAGGTAAAACATCTCAAGCATTGACTTCATGCCTGGACACCTCAGCGAATGGCACTCTTGTTCAACAGAACATAAAGGTTGACTTGAATATGCTAAAAGGTATTTAGATAGGCCTGTAgaattctataaaaatgttttatgcactGATGAGACCAAATTGGAACTTTCTGGACCCATGGATGACGGATCAACAGAACTGTATGTCttgcccaaaaaaaaaaaaacatttctaatcagcagaaaaacaccATCCCCCCCTCCATCTTGACTTTtaaaatctagatttaaaaaaaggtatctctctctttttttttttttttttttaattaacttcaTTTGTCCATTTACTTTTCTTTTATGTGCAAACTTCGACTCATCAATGGAAATGAACTTGCGTTTTGATTTTCCACCCACTGTAAGACCAGTTCTTCTTCTCAGTCTCTGTAGTGCAGCTATGCATATCTGAATAACATAAGAGAAATATTGATGAATGGCATGCAATGTTTAATTGCTTTGTTTCtgtattaattataaagaagTACCAAACCTTCCTAACGGCATTTGTCATACGGGACAGTGTTCTTGAACTTCTAGCTATCTGATCCTCTAGCAGGTCAATTTGCCTGAGTTGGAGACCTTGTGCAAATCTGAGAACAAAGAGCACATCACTAGTACTGACTCTGTCTGCTCTACAGGCTGTACAAATATTATTGTGGTAAATCATTATGTGTACAGCACTCAAAGCACTGTACAGATAAATAagcttttctgtttttataaccactCACCGGTAAATAAATTCCAACCATTTAACGAGTTGTACTCTACTTTGGCTGAAAAGTGAGCCTTTTCTTACTGATGATGAAACTTTGCGATGACCCTTTCTTTTGCACaacctgaaataaaacacatttaaaccaATAAAGTGAagcataaaaaaattgtaactgCCAATGCAATATTTAGTTTTAACTGTGAcccagaacattttttttatcacatgAATGCTATCATAGAAATAGATAGATGACATGCAATGTCATtcataaagcaataagccccaagaagccTTGATTTACAAAACAGCTACCTCAGCAGCACtacattcactgtaaaccaAGGCTTCACGgagcttattgcttttatagaATGGTTAGAccataaaaaaagtattattttaataaataacagGTGTATGCAGAGTAATTTACAAAGGctttgatgttcaacaaatcacttaccaatcagaatcaaggactgTAACAATCCATTTTATAATACTTCCTTATTAATTGAGATTTATCAAACGAAAAGGCTAATTaagttaaatgtacaaaaagatgaacataaaaattatatttattttaatatgcttaattaaaataaaaattgactgtatttgtaatgttttatatctCAAAAAGTTTGTCATACACATCATATtctgattttttcttttatctcttgttatacaattttttttatttgtaagataatttaatatattatgttaAAGTCATAAATAGTATAatggaaatgcattttacaTACGCAATGCTTTATATTTAACCAAAAATATAAACtttcatataaaaaatataatacattcatattaattttaaccaaaatattaatattggaAACACGTTTAGTAGCctgttacagtgtacagtagATGTGCACAAATACAGTAACTTTATTGCTCTACTTACCATATATAGCCATCGTTGCTCTTGTGATTGGCCAGCTTCATTTCCTTTCCACAAACGCGGCAAGTTGGTGCACCATGAAGCAGTCTCTTCTTGATTAAccattttattaaacttttcCGATGAGATCCTCTTCTGCAGCGATGTAGAAAGTGATGTATTTGTTCggataaattcattttaaacacaTCACTAAGACACCCTTCGTGATCTCAACCTCTACCCTAAAGTGTTTTCTgtatttactttaatttgaaATACGGGAGTGAAACACCCAATCAGAGGTCTGCATTTAGACGACTCACGCGCGTGCGCAGTCAGAGCTGTGTGTGATAGCTGGCGGTCTTTTTTTGAATTTCAACGGCTGATGACCGATTGAAGGTATGGCtgtttacagttaaatacaatattatgtAATATCAACTGTAATTTGACATGAATTAACGGAGTCTGTTTCCAAAGTGTTGTATCAACCTTACCATGACAAAAAAAGGAACTTTAGAAAGCCTATATTTAACCGCTAACGTTATATTGATTCCAGAGACAGGATTTCGATTCTCAACACTCCAATTATGTTGCGGAAGAGGAAGACAAAAAGACCCCGCACTCTCCCTGTTCTAGGTAAAGCAGAAATTATTATCCTACAGTAGTGTTTACTTGATAATAGCACGTGAATAATTTCCGTCACTCTCAGTTATCAATTTACTGGCTTAACTAACATTATACTGTTTTCACAGAAGAGGACAGCGAGGTAGCCAAGCAGTCTGTGAGTCGTGAAAATAACCCAGGtagattcattttatttaatttatttgggaCATTCTATCATGCAGTTACATGCAGTTAATGTAGTAATTCAACTTGATGTAACCCATATTAATTACGTAACTtacccacatgaaaaaatactatagtaatttatgGTAAGTAgtactatagtgtttttgaaccatactatagtaaagtgtattatactgtatattttatagtacttacaacactttgttaatgaatgctacaGAATACTGTAGTACTAACTATAGTGAATTGATAaactaataaatgctgtagtatactttagttttaactacagtaaactgtaatgtattgtaCTATAACATACCCTATAGTTGTAGAAAACTTAGTACAGTATTGGGTAacataatttgtttatattacaaTAGTTGTTATATTACCACAGTATCtatagaattaccacaacacattaattcaagtactttactgtagtgtggttcaaaaacactgtagtattcactataaattactatagtattttttcatgtgggaatatttagttaaatattttaacaatattataatatttgcttTTGTATATCGTTATCAGAACTatgttaattttgttttacagaGGACTCATGCCCAGACACTGCACCTGTTGCTAGCTGTTCTTTGGACAGACCAAGTGAAAGTGAGAAAGGTGAGATTAAATCTTTATGGCTACAAAATCCTGATATGACTGTTATTTCAAACCTGACCTTTGATGGAACATAAACTATAAATGACAGAACATAAATTTCCATGTCTATATTAAGGACTCCAGGCAGCTGCTGAGGAATCACCGGTGAACAATCTTTTGAAACGGATAGAAGAATTAGAGGAGGAACGTGACTTTCTTAGGCACACTCTTGCGTCCGTCTGTGGTGAGTAATGCTAAGCTATGTAAGATATAATCATAGTCTTGATATGTGATGTTGCTTTTTACATATGGTTACATTTGACAAGACTACAGGAATAAACAATGAATACACTACTTTGAGTGGTTACTTGCAATTACCTTAAAGTTACCTTAAATAtgctttaaaactattttttgtgGCTAGTATACACTGTTAATTAGTTTTTAGTAATTCGGTATTACTTTTCGCAGGGCTCAACTTTTAGCCTTGTCAtgtaatttgtcatttacttgtAAGAGTGAAAAGTTACTAGTCTGGAAAAAAAATAGGATTTATTCTGAAGCAATATTACGGTGGCCGAAAGAGCTCAACgcactgcaacttcagaaaacacttgcaaatagaaaaagcaccagcaaatcaagaaaacatcttcttcaatttgacagcaggtgctgcaaatgctcacaacacaaacaaataaagaaacgcactgcaaatgctcacTACACaagcaaataaagaattttattctTGTCGTGAGCATTTGCTGCGCCcatgttgtcaaattgatgaagttgttttcttaatttgcaggtgttttttttctatttgcagcgcgttgagctctctcggcgaCCGTACAATATTCTCATCAGTATTCTATCAGCTTACATATTTAATTCGCCATGTTTGTGATATTTACCCTGAGGGCTTTTTTTTTCCGCTTTATaaagggcttttttttttcacctaaTCTTATGTATGCTTcatctttcatttaaaattcttacatttgattaataaattcaGTTGTAATAGGGCTGTTaccaattaaattaaataatttacactaaaaagaaattacaatttacaactgcatttaataatgttatgagattgtTTGTTGACCATTGTCCCTATGTATTCTCTTACTGCTTGTAACTGGTctttttatgaatgatttaaCTTCctttttattaaaggggtcctattatgctcttttacaaagtcttgattttattttgggggtgtactagaacatgctctcatgcttggtggttcgaaaatcacattatttttcacataatttacattattacaatacctttctccccaTGCAGCCTGacacaaacggctcgattagttccgggtttgatgaaggcccgccttccgaaaaacgaaatgtgttgtgattggttagctgtcccagtacgttgtgattggcgaacagctcaGACTtcgtttcagtactgccccgccccttgccaaagcagcaagttcgtcagtattgccatatcaattcaGACCTCGAGAATATTAaacaagaggatcgcgcagaacctttgcacgtgccgatattgcaagacatattaatgtggtaatgttattgttgttgttttttttttttggctaaatcacgttttagataggatgCAGGGTggatgcaagatgaaatgaaaatgacatccaaagttttctgaaaacagtcactttccttcagaaatacagagATATAAAAACACTCGCACGGGTTTcaattttgaaacgtgcagagCTCAACTAAGCATCTCCCCACCCGCCAACCATTCAAATTTCCGTAGGCGGGATTTACaatttgtgatgtcacaaatacaggaaaaccactttgtagtccaaacgagccatTCGtggtagttcttgaaaaggaatttttttaaaactaaatatctccctttggagtggactttgagatttgtaactttgtagatcgtTTTATGTCcgaacatacacactacacacttactaaaattcaaaaagtgaaaaaacataataggacccctttaaaataataataatagtaataataataataataaaatgttgacATTAAAATGACATTCCTGTGATATGACTTGATCGTCTCTATATGTGAGGCACAGTTGCATTCAGATCAGCCTCCATTTTTGTATGCAACGCTTGCTTTTCACAATCAAACTAGCAACCAGTGGATAAAATTAGACGTATACTACGTATGTTTTTCTTGTTCGATAAGCTGTTTCACTCAGAATGTCACAATGCAATAGATCTTCATTTGCAACTTATTTCATGCCAACATTAAAGGTGACAGCCATTTCtcaggaaaaaataatttaataaaaaatctttcttttaggcaaggaaaagaaaaagaagaagaagaaagacacTAGGACTAGTAGTGAGAGTGATGAGTTAAActcttcatcatcttcatcctcctcctccctccCATCATCTTCATCGGAGGATGAAAGATGCcgcaaaaaaaaatccaaaaagaagaaaacacaaaaaaacaggtCAAGATCTGCATTCTCCAGTGCTACAGTAAGAGGTAAATCCTTTTTGTGAATTGATTCTTGATGAAGATACTATATGttttgtataatttgtaatgaattaacaaactgtttattttatgttcaacagcCAAGTGTCCAGAGGACGTTCTGAAGAGATACAAAAAAGTTCTTCGAGCATACAAAAAGGAAGGAAGCATGACAAGAGCTTTCACGAAAGTTGGAGTGGACAGAAATACCCTTGCTCTCTCTGCAGTTGTGGCTGAGATTCAAATTATTGACCCAGAATTTTATCGCTCCATCCCCCAGTTCCAGCCTCAGCAAGACAAGCTTTTTGATTTTGCTCAGAGGTGCTCAGAGGCCTTGACAAATGAGGTGAAAGCCTCAATTATCTCAGCAAAAAAGAGTGGGCAACTCCTGCCAATTAAGTATAAATTTCGCTAAAGGcttgttttaatttgattatttggGGTATTTTATGCATTCAGTTTACTTTTCCTGTATTAAAGTATATAGGAAGAAAAGTGTTTAAACATAAGGAGTAATCTTGTGTGACCTGAGTACAGCTTCTTGTTTTAGttacattttctaaaaattAAAGTAGTCTAATTATGTTGTAAACGTTTCAGAAATAGACTGTTCCTGTttatcttacaaaaaaaaaaaaaaatcataactgcatgtgttgtttttctttgcatGTCCCAGcattatttcatttcagcaaGTTTAAATAAGAATACCGTAATTTTATTCTGCATGTAATTAATGACAGTTTTAGTGTATTTTCAATGTAAGTACACACTAGTTCCTGGGTATCAACGATGGttccacactttattttaagtgggCAGTTTTAGTGTACTTTCAATGTAAGTACACACTAGTTCCTGGGTATCAACGATGGTTccatactttattttaagtgggCAGTTTTAGTGTACTTTCAATGTAAGTACACACTAGTTCCTGAGTATCAACGATGGCtccacactttattttaagtgggCAGTTTTAGTGTACTTTCAATGTAAGTACACACTAGTTCCTGGGTATCAACGATGGttccacactttattttaagtgggCAGTTTTAGTGTACTTTCAATGTAAGTACACACTAGTTCCTGGTATCAACGATGGttccacactttattttaagtgggCAGTTTTAGTGTACTTTCAATGTAAGTACACACTAGTTCCTGGTATCAACGATGGttccacactttattttaagtgggCAGTTTTAGTGTACTTTCAATGTAAGTACACATTAGTTCCTGGGTATCAACGATGGTTccatactttattttaagtgggCAGTTTTAGTGTACTTTCAATGTAAGTACACACTAGTTCCTGGTATCAACGATGGttccacactttattttaagtgggCAGTTTTAGTGTACTTTCAATGTAAGTACACACTAGTTCCTGGTATCAACGATGGttccacactttattttaagtgggCAGTTTTAGTGTACTTTCAATGTAAGTACACACTAGTTCCTGGTATCAACGATGGttccacactttattttaagtgggCAGTTTTAGTGTACTTTCAATGTAAGTACACACTAGTTCCTGGTATCAACGATGGttccacactttattttaagtgggCAGTTTTAGTGTACTTTCAATGTAAGTACACACTAGTTCCTGGTATCAACGATGgtttcacactttattttaagtgggCAGTTTTAGTGTACTTTCAATGTAAGTACACATTAGTTCCTGGTATCAACGATggtttaacactttattttaagtgggCAGTTTTAGTGTACTTTCAATGTAAATACACACTAGTTCCTGGGTATCAACGATGGTTCCATACTTTACAAAAAagtttcattagttaacaacgaACAATACTTATACATCACTTATTAAGCTTAGTTAATGTTGACctcagcatttactaatacatttttaagatcAAAAGATGCATCTGTTAACATTAGATTAAgattaatacataaatatatgatatatataaatatataattcattGCTAGTTCCTGTTACTTactgcattaactaatgttaacacaTGTAACCTTATT
This region includes:
- the LOC131533083 gene encoding coiled-coil domain-containing protein 106-like; the encoded protein is FTEEDSEVAKQSVSRENNPEDSCPDTAPVASCSLDRPSESEKGLQAAAEESPVNNLLKRIEELEEERDFLRHTLASVCGKEKKKKKKKDTRTSSESDELNSSSSSSSSSLPSSSSEDERCRKKKSKKKKTQKNRSRSAFSSATVRAKCPEDVLKRYKKVLRAYKKEGSMTRAFTKVGVDRNTLALSAVVAEIQIIDPEFYRSIPQFQPQQDKLFDFAQRCSEALTNEVKASIISAKKSGQLLPIKYKFR